One Gammaproteobacteria bacterium DNA segment encodes these proteins:
- the gatA gene encoding Asp-tRNA(Asn)/Glu-tRNA(Gln) amidotransferase subunit GatA has translation MHTKTIAELSRALHRREVSSTELTQDFLARIKQHNGALNAYITVTEAQALEQARAADARLTEANANPLMGIPLAQKDIFCTQGVKTTCGSKMLDNFIAPYDATTVERFNRAGVVMLGKTNMDEFAMGSSNETSWYGPVKNPWDTSAVPGGSSGGSAAAVAARLASAATGTDTGGSIRQPAALCGITGLKPTYGRVSRYGMIAFASSLDQGGPMARTAEDCALLLQAMAGFDPRDSTSADRPVPGYDAALNDSIKGLKIGLPKEYFGDGLDAAVAQSIEAAIKQYEKLGATVHDISLPNTHLAVPVYYVIAPAECSSNLSRFDGVRFGYRCKEPKDLEDLYKRSRGEGFGAEVKRRIMVGTYALSAGYYDAYYLKAQQLRRLISDDFTQAFSKVDVIMGPTAPTAAFNLGEKTDDPVTMYLSDIYTIAVNLAGLPAMSIPAGFAGQRPVGLQLIGNYFDEARLLNIAHQYQKVTDWHARVPVGFE, from the coding sequence GCGCATCAAGCAGCACAACGGCGCGCTCAATGCCTACATTACCGTCACGGAAGCGCAGGCGCTGGAGCAGGCGCGCGCGGCAGACGCCCGGCTGACCGAAGCCAACGCCAACCCGCTCATGGGTATTCCGCTGGCGCAGAAAGACATCTTCTGTACGCAGGGCGTGAAGACGACGTGTGGCTCGAAAATGCTCGACAATTTTATTGCGCCATACGACGCTACCACCGTCGAGCGTTTTAACCGCGCCGGTGTGGTCATGCTGGGCAAGACCAACATGGACGAATTCGCCATGGGGTCGTCCAACGAAACCAGCTGGTACGGACCGGTAAAAAACCCGTGGGATACCAGCGCCGTGCCGGGCGGCTCCTCCGGCGGTTCGGCCGCTGCCGTGGCCGCGCGGCTGGCGTCTGCCGCCACCGGCACCGACACCGGCGGCTCCATCCGCCAGCCCGCCGCGCTGTGCGGCATCACCGGCCTCAAGCCTACTTACGGTCGCGTGTCGCGTTACGGCATGATCGCCTTCGCTTCCAGCCTTGATCAGGGCGGCCCCATGGCGCGCACGGCGGAAGACTGCGCGTTGTTGTTGCAGGCCATGGCGGGGTTTGACCCGCGCGATTCCACCAGCGCCGATCGGCCGGTGCCGGGCTATGACGCCGCGCTCAATGATTCCATCAAGGGCCTCAAGATCGGCCTGCCCAAGGAATATTTCGGTGACGGCCTGGACGCCGCTGTGGCGCAGTCGATCGAGGCCGCGATCAAGCAGTATGAAAAACTCGGCGCCACCGTACACGACATCAGCTTGCCCAACACCCATCTGGCCGTGCCGGTGTATTACGTCATTGCGCCCGCCGAGTGCTCCTCCAATCTGTCGCGTTTCGACGGTGTGCGTTTTGGTTACCGCTGCAAGGAACCGAAAGACCTGGAAGATTTGTACAAGCGCTCACGCGGCGAAGGTTTTGGCGCCGAGGTCAAGCGCCGCATCATGGTCGGTACCTATGCGCTCTCGGCTGGTTACTACGACGCCTATTATCTCAAGGCACAGCAGTTGCGGCGTTTGATCAGCGATGACTTCACGCAGGCCTTCAGCAAGGTGGATGTCATCATGGGCCCCACCGCGCCCACAGCGGCGTTCAACCTCGGCGAAAAGACCGACGATCCCGTCACCATGTATTTGTCCGATATTTACACCATTGCCGTCAATCTGGCCGGGCTGCCCGCCATGTCGATCCCGGCCGGGTTTGCCGGGCAGCGCCCGGTGGGTCTGCAACTCATCGGCAACTATTTCGACGAGGCCCGGCTGCTGAATATCGCGCACCAATATCAAAAAGTTACTGACTGGCATGCGCGTGTACCCGTCGGCTTTGAGTAA
- the gatB gene encoding Asp-tRNA(Asn)/Glu-tRNA(Gln) amidotransferase subunit GatB: MEWETVIGLEIHAQLATQTKIFSGAATAYGMPPNTQACAVDLGLPGVLPVLNAEVVRMAVKFGLAVGASIAPRSVFARKNYFYPDLPKGYQISQYELPVVAKGTLEIELEDGSTKTIGITRAHLEEDAGKSLHEDFHGKTGIDLNRAGTPLLEIVSEPDMRSAKEAVAYMKKIHSLVRYLEICDGNMQEGSFRCDANVSVRPKGQEKFGTRAELKNINSFRFVEKAINFEVERQIELLEGGGAVVQETRLYDADKDETRSMRSKEEANDYRYFPDPDLLPLEIEHAFIAEVRNTLPELPDQKKQRFINDYGLTPYESGVLTASRELAEFYEGVVKTTQGEAKLAANWVTGELLGALNKAGLDILASPVTARALGGMLLRIKDNTISGKIAKQVFDAMWHGEGDADAIIEARGLRQVTDSGTIEKVVDEVIANSPQQLEQYRAGKEALFGYFVGQVMKASQGKANPAQVNALLKEKLK, from the coding sequence ATGGAATGGGAAACCGTCATCGGGCTTGAGATACACGCTCAGCTCGCCACGCAAACCAAGATATTCTCCGGCGCGGCCACGGCCTATGGCATGCCGCCCAACACCCAGGCCTGCGCGGTTGATCTTGGCCTGCCCGGCGTGCTGCCGGTGCTGAATGCAGAAGTGGTGCGCATGGCAGTGAAATTTGGCCTCGCCGTGGGCGCCAGCATTGCGCCGCGCTCGGTGTTTGCGCGCAAGAATTATTTCTACCCCGACCTGCCCAAGGGTTACCAGATCAGTCAGTACGAGCTGCCGGTGGTGGCCAAGGGCACGCTGGAAATCGAACTGGAGGATGGCAGCACCAAAACCATCGGCATCACCCGCGCCCATCTGGAAGAAGACGCCGGTAAATCCCTGCACGAAGATTTTCACGGAAAGACCGGCATTGATCTGAATCGCGCCGGCACGCCGCTGCTCGAAATCGTCTCCGAGCCCGACATGCGCTCTGCGAAAGAAGCGGTGGCGTACATGAAGAAAATCCACTCGCTGGTGCGCTATCTCGAAATCTGTGACGGCAACATGCAGGAAGGCTCGTTCCGCTGTGATGCCAACGTGTCGGTGCGCCCCAAAGGGCAGGAAAAATTCGGCACCCGTGCCGAGCTGAAAAACATCAACTCGTTCCGCTTTGTGGAAAAGGCAATCAACTTCGAGGTCGAACGCCAGATCGAACTGCTGGAAGGCGGCGGCGCAGTAGTGCAGGAGACGCGCCTGTACGATGCCGACAAAGACGAAACCCGCTCCATGCGTTCCAAGGAAGAGGCCAACGATTACCGCTACTTCCCCGACCCCGATCTGTTGCCGCTTGAGATTGAGCACGCTTTCATCGCCGAGGTGAGAAATACCTTGCCCGAACTGCCCGACCAGAAAAAGCAGCGCTTCATAAACGACTACGGCCTCACGCCGTATGAATCGGGCGTGCTCACCGCCAGCCGTGAACTGGCCGAGTTTTATGAGGGCGTGGTGAAGACCACGCAGGGCGAGGCGAAGTTGGCGGCCAACTGGGTCACGGGCGAGCTGCTGGGCGCGCTCAACAAGGCGGGGCTGGATATTCTCGCCAGCCCGGTTACGGCGCGGGCGCTGGGCGGCATGCTGCTGCGTATCAAAGACAACACCATCTCCGGCAAGATTGCCAAGCAGGTGTTCGATGCCATGTGGCACGGCGAGGGTGATGCCGATGCGATCATCGAGGCCAGGGGCCTGCGCCAGGTTACCGACAGCGGCACGATTGAAAAAGTGGTGGATGAAGTCATCGCCAACAGCCCGCAGCAGCTCGAGCAGTACCGTGCCGGCAAGGAGGCGCTGTTCGGTTATTTCGTCGGTCAGGTGATGAAGGCGAGCCAGGGTAAGGCCAACCCGGCACAGGTCAATGCGCTGCTGAAAGAAAAACTCAAATAA